The following proteins are co-located in the Pedobacter frigiditerrae genome:
- a CDS encoding dihydrolipoamide acetyltransferase family protein, giving the protein MAQYELLLPKMGESVAEATIIKWNKQPGDMIQLDDTILEIATDKVDSEVPSPVAGKLVKQLFATDDVVQVGAVIAIIETDSNVESTPVFEAPIVEETAPVSAPVENIPGTEQLPQDNQTTAQPIDFKDSERFYSPLVKNIAAQENIALAELDQIKGSGAEGRLTKDDLLNYIQSKNGSAPEKVVQVPMQATVPVQAVKPETPKSQPVTSVSGGDEIMEMDRMRKLIAEHMVMSKQTSPHVTSFVEADVTNMVKWRDKVKKAFEQRENEKITFTPIFIEAVSRAIKDFPMINVTVNGTQIIKKRDINIGMAAALPSGNLIVPVIKNADQLNLVGLTKAVNDLASRARNSKLKPDETQNGTFTLTNVGSFGNVMGTPIINQPQVAILAVGAIKKKPAVLETEFGDVIAIRHMMFLSLSYDHRVVDGALGGSFVRRVADYLENWDINREIS; this is encoded by the coding sequence ATGGCTCAATACGAATTATTGTTACCAAAAATGGGAGAGAGTGTTGCAGAAGCAACCATCATTAAATGGAATAAACAACCAGGAGATATGATTCAACTGGATGATACTATTTTAGAGATTGCAACCGATAAGGTAGATTCTGAAGTTCCATCGCCTGTGGCTGGTAAATTGGTAAAGCAACTTTTTGCAACTGATGATGTTGTACAAGTTGGCGCTGTAATTGCAATAATTGAAACAGATAGTAATGTAGAAAGTACGCCAGTTTTTGAAGCTCCAATAGTTGAAGAAACTGCTCCAGTAAGTGCACCTGTAGAAAATATTCCTGGTACTGAACAATTACCTCAAGACAATCAAACAACTGCTCAACCAATTGATTTTAAAGACTCAGAACGCTTTTATTCGCCTTTGGTAAAGAATATTGCTGCTCAAGAAAACATTGCCCTAGCAGAACTTGACCAAATCAAAGGAAGCGGAGCTGAGGGTCGTTTAACAAAGGACGATTTATTAAATTATATCCAAAGTAAAAACGGTAGTGCTCCAGAAAAGGTTGTTCAGGTTCCAATGCAAGCTACAGTACCAGTTCAAGCTGTAAAACCTGAAACTCCTAAATCTCAACCAGTAACTTCGGTAAGTGGTGGCGATGAAATTATGGAGATGGATAGGATGCGTAAGCTGATTGCCGAACACATGGTGATGAGTAAGCAAACTTCTCCGCACGTAACTTCTTTTGTTGAAGCTGACGTGACTAATATGGTAAAATGGAGAGATAAGGTTAAAAAGGCATTTGAGCAACGTGAAAACGAAAAAATAACTTTTACTCCAATATTTATCGAAGCGGTTAGCAGAGCGATAAAAGATTTCCCGATGATTAATGTAACTGTTAATGGAACACAAATCATTAAAAAAAGAGACATTAATATTGGTATGGCAGCAGCTTTGCCAAGTGGAAATTTAATTGTCCCTGTAATAAAAAATGCCGACCAGTTAAATTTAGTGGGTTTAACAAAAGCAGTTAACGATTTAGCTTCAAGAGCTCGTAATTCGAAATTGAAGCCAGATGAAACTCAAAATGGAACATTTACATTAACCAATGTTGGTTCTTTTGGTAACGTAATGGGAACTCCAATTATTAATCAGCCACAAGTTGCTATTTTAGCAGTTGGCGCTATTAAAAAGAAACCAGCAGTTTTAGAAACAGAATTTGGTGATGTAATAGCCATTCGTCACATGATGTTTCTTTCTCTTTCTTATGACCATAGAGTTGTTGACGGTGCTTTAGGTGGTTCTTTTGTTCGCCGAGTAGCGGATTATTTAGAAAACTGGGATATTAATAGGGAGATTAGTTAG
- a CDS encoding homoserine dehydrogenase yields MSKKLKIGLFGFGVVGQGLHDIIRGQNLNLEIVKIAIKNPEKKRSLDAHLFTTSHEEILNDPEINTIVELIDDADAAFRIAKTALSSGKNVVSANKKMIALHLAELVQLQADNGTSLLYEGAVCGSIPIIRNLEEYYDNELLHGISGIFNGSSNYILSKIFNEGLAYSTALKQAQDLGFAETDPILDVGGYDPKFKLTIATAHAYGLFINPDKILNVGIQNISEADIQYAREKNFKIKLVPTARKISTKQVVTFVLPKFVKADDFLYNVENEYNGVTVQAAFADKQFFFGKGAGGHPTGAAVLSDIAALRYDYRYEYKKYHQQNGLIHTDKVSIEVYLRYIHEYTVEKLQVENISERFSRNDYKYVIGSVSLKSLIENRDLLLNKDVFIAQTGKLTYSQQDIAAIAEEGVLVN; encoded by the coding sequence ATGAGTAAGAAACTTAAAATAGGATTATTTGGATTCGGAGTAGTTGGACAGGGATTACATGACATTATCCGTGGACAAAACCTTAATTTAGAGATTGTTAAAATCGCTATTAAAAACCCTGAAAAAAAGCGCAGTTTAGATGCACATCTTTTTACTACCTCTCACGAAGAGATTTTAAATGACCCAGAAATAAATACAATTGTAGAATTAATTGATGATGCTGATGCAGCTTTTAGAATTGCTAAAACAGCATTAAGTAGTGGCAAAAATGTTGTATCTGCAAACAAAAAAATGATTGCCTTACATTTAGCAGAGTTAGTTCAACTACAAGCAGATAATGGAACATCTTTACTTTATGAAGGTGCAGTTTGCGGCAGTATTCCAATCATCAGAAACTTAGAAGAGTATTACGATAATGAGCTTTTACACGGAATCAGTGGTATTTTCAATGGTTCATCAAATTATATTTTATCGAAAATATTTAATGAAGGTTTAGCTTATTCTACTGCCTTAAAACAAGCGCAAGATTTAGGATTTGCAGAAACGGATCCAATTTTAGATGTGGGAGGTTATGACCCAAAATTTAAATTGACAATAGCTACAGCTCACGCTTATGGTTTGTTTATAAATCCTGATAAGATATTAAATGTTGGTATTCAAAATATTTCTGAGGCTGATATCCAATATGCCAGAGAGAAAAACTTCAAGATAAAATTGGTGCCAACAGCAAGGAAAATTAGCACTAAACAAGTGGTAACTTTTGTATTGCCTAAGTTTGTTAAGGCTGATGATTTCCTTTACAATGTTGAGAATGAATACAATGGCGTAACTGTTCAGGCAGCTTTTGCCGATAAACAATTCTTCTTTGGTAAAGGCGCAGGCGGTCACCCAACTGGTGCGGCCGTACTTTCAGACATTGCTGCCTTGCGTTACGATTATCGTTATGAGTACAAAAAATACCACCAACAAAACGGCTTAATTCATACGGATAAAGTTAGCATTGAAGTGTATTTACGCTACATTCACGAATACACTGTAGAGAAATTACAAGTTGAAAATATCTCTGAGCGTTTCTCTCGCAACGATTATAAATATGTAATTGGAAGCGTGAGTTTAAAAAGTTTAATAGAAAATAGAGATTTACTTTTAAATAAAGATGTGTTTATCGCACAGACTGGCAAGTTAACTTACAGTCAACAAGATATTGCAGCCATTGCCGAAGAAGGTGTATTGGTAAACTAA
- a CDS encoding competence/damage-inducible protein A has translation MLAEIITIGDEILIGQIVDTNSAWMGKELNKIGISVKQITSVSDNADHIIQALDEAQKRANIILITGGLGPTKDDITKLTLSKYFNMPLRRDAETLAHVEGLFAKLNRPMIDLNRRQADVPDGCTVIQNKNGTAPCMWFDVDGKIIVSMPGVPFEMMYLMEDEILPRLQKAFELPFIVHKTILTIGQGESFLAQQIEDLEDALPSHIKLAYLPKLGQVRLRLSAIGNDEIALKAEVNLHAQKIIERIKTFVAAEDDVPLEKAILDLMKTNGLTLSTAESCTGGYIAHLLTQHAGSSAVFAGGAVAYSYDLKESILGVKHQTLTDFGAVSEQTVKEMAQGAIEHFKTDYAIAVSGIAGPDGGMPGKPVGTVWIAISSKKETIAKLFTFSNKRIQNIERSATAALTLLLNLLKQDLN, from the coding sequence ATGCTAGCGGAAATCATCACCATAGGCGACGAGATATTAATTGGTCAGATAGTAGATACCAACTCTGCTTGGATGGGTAAGGAGCTGAATAAGATTGGAATTAGTGTAAAACAAATTACTTCAGTTTCTGATAATGCGGACCATATCATACAAGCCTTGGATGAAGCCCAAAAAAGAGCAAACATCATTTTAATTACCGGCGGATTAGGGCCAACAAAAGACGATATCACTAAACTTACACTGTCAAAATATTTCAATATGCCTTTGAGAAGGGATGCTGAAACATTGGCGCATGTTGAAGGTCTTTTTGCAAAGCTAAATAGACCGATGATTGATTTAAATAGGCGACAAGCAGATGTTCCAGATGGCTGTACGGTTATTCAAAATAAAAATGGAACGGCACCTTGTATGTGGTTTGATGTTGATGGAAAAATCATTGTCTCTATGCCAGGTGTTCCATTTGAGATGATGTATTTAATGGAAGATGAGATTCTTCCTCGTTTACAAAAAGCATTCGAATTACCTTTCATCGTTCATAAAACCATTTTAACAATCGGACAAGGCGAGTCTTTTTTAGCTCAACAAATAGAAGATTTAGAAGATGCTTTGCCAAGCCATATTAAGCTGGCTTACTTACCAAAACTTGGACAAGTAAGGTTACGATTAAGTGCCATTGGTAATGATGAAATTGCCTTAAAAGCTGAGGTTAATCTACACGCTCAAAAAATTATAGAAAGAATTAAAACTTTTGTAGCGGCAGAAGATGATGTTCCTTTGGAAAAAGCAATATTAGATTTGATGAAAACTAATGGTTTAACACTATCTACCGCAGAAAGTTGTACTGGCGGATATATTGCTCATTTATTGACACAGCACGCTGGTTCGTCTGCAGTTTTTGCTGGTGGCGCAGTTGCTTATTCTTACGATTTGAAAGAATCTATTTTGGGCGTTAAGCATCAAACCTTAACTGATTTTGGAGCGGTAAGTGAACAAACCGTAAAAGAAATGGCACAAGGTGCAATTGAACATTTTAAAACTGACTATGCAATTGCCGTTAGTGGTATTGCCGGACCAGATGGTGGTATGCCAGGTAAACCCGTAGGCACAGTGTGGATAGCTATTTCATCAAAAAAAGAAACCATTGCTAAATTATTCACTTTTAGTAATAAACGAATTCAAAATATAGAACGTTCAGCAACAGCGGCTTTAACCTTGCTTTTAAATCTCTTGAAACAAGATTTGAATTAA
- a CDS encoding N-acetylmuramoyl-L-alanine amidase: MKNIPLVRPKAILIVLISIISILGIDNQLFAQEYKIKTIVIDAGHGGKDGSTRGSYSTEKDVALKTAIRLGKLIEENMKDVKVILTRNDDTFVPLYERIAIANNAKADLFISIHCNDMPVVSSRYISGYTRNKKGKKVPVYKTRYAKSTSTRGVETFVSGSGRINEQDAAIKRENASIFLEDNYKENYDGFNPDDPESAIILSLMKNTFRTQSLKLAKMVQDQYVSVGRVNRGVQEKSLAVLARAGMPAILTEIGFISNQEEEDYMNSEAGQIEITNCLLKAIQAYKISVEI, from the coding sequence ATGAAAAATATACCATTGGTTAGGCCAAAAGCAATTTTGATTGTACTTATTTCTATCATATCTATCTTAGGTATTGATAATCAACTATTTGCGCAAGAATACAAAATTAAAACAATTGTAATTGATGCGGGTCATGGAGGCAAAGATGGGAGCACAAGAGGCTCATATTCTACTGAAAAAGATGTTGCGCTTAAAACTGCCATTAGATTAGGTAAGCTAATTGAAGAAAACATGAAAGATGTTAAGGTCATCTTAACACGAAATGACGATACTTTTGTTCCTCTTTATGAACGTATCGCCATCGCAAATAATGCAAAAGCAGATTTATTTATCTCCATTCATTGTAATGATATGCCGGTTGTTAGCAGTCGTTATATCAGTGGTTATACTAGAAATAAAAAAGGTAAAAAGGTTCCTGTTTACAAAACTAGGTATGCAAAAAGCACTTCTACAAGGGGTGTAGAGACTTTTGTGTCTGGTAGTGGAAGAATAAACGAACAAGATGCAGCCATTAAGCGAGAAAATGCGTCTATCTTTTTAGAGGATAACTATAAAGAGAATTACGATGGTTTTAATCCTGATGATCCAGAAAGTGCTATCATTTTATCCTTAATGAAAAACACCTTTAGAACACAAAGTTTAAAATTAGCCAAAATGGTACAAGACCAATATGTAAGCGTTGGCAGGGTTAATAGAGGTGTTCAAGAAAAAAGTTTAGCTGTTTTAGCTAGAGCAGGAATGCCTGCAATATTAACAGAAATAGGTTTTATCAGTAACCAGGAGGAAGAAGACTATATGAATTCAGAAGCTGGACAAATTGAAATTACCAATTGTCTTTTAAAAGCAATACAAGCCTATAAAATAAGTGTGGAGATTTAG
- a CDS encoding putative LPS assembly protein LptD — MKLLRYIIFITFTLLLTSVSNKALATSTISFQQVPKKITKPVDTSKKDTSKVKMKKGVDGLDDKIEHFANDSTHVDKKNGVVHFYGKARVIYDTFELDAEYIRYDSKNNIIFARGITNDKGKYYGRPIFKMGADGTGIADSISYNTKTRKGNVDGIFKEQEGGFFTGGRTKVQPDNEFHVSNTTYSTCNLPEPHFGLHITKGIATENHIITGPVYFEFERIPMPLGLPFAFFPKPNKKSSGFILPTPGEDATKGFSLTNGGYYVILSDYWDAKVTGNIFTNGSYDLNLATNYLKRYKYGGNLNLAYSSTRNGLEGTPEYKPQKNFHIGWTHSQNANARPGTTFSASVNAGTSSYFSTTAANATYDINQIAQNTLSSSIAYGKVFGDGLFNLTAALSHSQETQAKTISLTLPQVSLNMSTLTPFYGKNSVGEQKWYQKLTVGYSLQASNTVNTKEDMLFDKDGLKRFKNGFQHNIPISLPFNLFKYLNFNTSVNYNERWYFQTVKNFYLENPTGSPTVVTDTVNGFKRAGEYTLSTGMSTKLYFRKRFANMGKIKGFSHVMTPNFSFSYKPDFSSSNFGYYKNQELYKNDLRPGKRELIATDGSQIIRDAKGKPLKYSIFEQGIYGGPSAGKQASIGFSLDNNVELKVASAADTTGTGEKKIPIIQGLTFSSSYNFVADSMKLAPISFGGRSQFTDKLGFNFSGSLSPYAVKNVGTVVNAGTANQSVIPSYREVDSYRLPRITSITFSTDFSFNPEALKSRNKNVDAVKNQTPTAGRTQEETDRLQAISRDPNAFVDFNIPWNIALSYSFNYSNPLGRKETRTISNTLNFNGDFNLTPKWKIQFNSGYDFKAKNISYTSFAIYRDLHCWDLSASWIPFGAYQSYSIDIKVKASVLQDLKLSKRKGYYTKY, encoded by the coding sequence TTGAAACTTTTAAGATACATCATTTTTATAACGTTTACTCTTTTATTAACATCTGTTAGTAATAAAGCACTCGCAACATCTACTATTTCTTTTCAGCAAGTACCCAAAAAAATCACTAAACCAGTAGATACATCTAAAAAAGATACGAGCAAGGTTAAGATGAAAAAAGGCGTAGATGGACTTGATGATAAGATTGAACATTTTGCAAATGACTCAACCCATGTTGATAAAAAGAATGGTGTAGTTCATTTTTACGGAAAGGCTAGAGTGATTTATGATACTTTTGAACTTGATGCAGAATATATTAGATACGACTCTAAAAATAACATCATTTTTGCCAGAGGTATTACAAATGATAAAGGCAAATATTATGGCAGACCTATTTTTAAAATGGGAGCTGACGGAACAGGCATTGCCGATTCTATAAGTTATAATACCAAGACTAGAAAAGGTAATGTGGATGGTATTTTTAAAGAACAAGAAGGTGGCTTTTTTACAGGAGGACGAACAAAAGTACAGCCAGATAATGAATTTCACGTTTCTAATACAACTTATAGCACCTGTAATTTGCCAGAACCACACTTCGGTTTACATATTACTAAAGGCATTGCTACAGAAAATCACATTATAACTGGTCCAGTATACTTTGAATTTGAGCGAATCCCAATGCCATTGGGTTTGCCCTTTGCGTTTTTTCCTAAACCAAATAAGAAATCATCTGGTTTTATTTTACCTACCCCAGGAGAAGATGCTACAAAGGGCTTCTCTTTAACTAACGGTGGGTATTATGTTATACTAAGTGATTATTGGGATGCTAAAGTAACTGGTAATATCTTCACCAATGGTTCTTACGACTTAAATTTAGCAACAAATTACTTGAAGCGTTATAAGTATGGTGGTAATTTAAACTTAGCTTATTCTAGTACAAGAAATGGTCTGGAAGGTACGCCAGAATATAAGCCTCAGAAAAATTTTCACATTGGATGGACACATAGTCAGAATGCTAACGCAAGACCAGGTACCACATTTAGTGCTTCGGTAAATGCTGGAACGAGTAGTTATTTTAGTACAACTGCAGCAAATGCGACTTATGATATTAATCAAATAGCACAGAACACATTAAGCTCTAGTATTGCCTATGGTAAAGTATTTGGCGATGGATTATTTAACTTAACGGCTGCTCTTTCTCACAGTCAAGAAACACAAGCAAAAACTATTAGTTTAACGTTACCTCAAGTAAGTTTAAATATGTCTACTCTTACTCCATTTTATGGAAAGAATAGCGTTGGAGAGCAAAAATGGTATCAAAAATTAACAGTTGGTTATAGCTTACAAGCTAGCAATACTGTTAATACTAAAGAAGATATGCTTTTTGATAAAGATGGCTTAAAGCGATTTAAAAATGGTTTTCAACATAATATTCCAATTAGTTTACCTTTTAACCTATTTAAATATTTAAACTTTAACACAAGTGTAAATTATAACGAGCGTTGGTATTTCCAAACTGTTAAAAATTTTTACTTAGAAAATCCAACAGGTTCTCCAACAGTTGTTACAGATACTGTAAATGGTTTTAAAAGGGCAGGCGAATATACCTTGAGTACTGGTATGTCTACAAAGCTTTATTTTAGAAAGAGGTTTGCCAATATGGGAAAAATTAAAGGGTTTAGCCACGTAATGACACCCAATTTTAGTTTTTCTTACAAACCAGATTTTTCATCCAGTAATTTTGGATATTATAAAAACCAAGAATTATACAAAAATGATTTAAGACCTGGGAAAAGGGAATTAATCGCTACTGATGGCAGTCAAATAATAAGAGACGCAAAAGGAAAGCCACTAAAATATTCGATATTTGAGCAAGGAATTTATGGTGGGCCATCAGCAGGAAAACAAGCTTCAATTGGTTTTTCATTGGATAATAATGTCGAATTAAAAGTTGCCTCTGCAGCAGATACAACTGGAACAGGGGAAAAGAAAATTCCCATTATCCAAGGTTTAACATTTTCTAGTTCTTATAATTTTGTGGCCGATAGTATGAAATTAGCGCCTATCAGTTTTGGTGGTCGTTCTCAGTTTACCGATAAACTTGGGTTTAATTTTAGTGGGTCATTAAGCCCTTATGCTGTTAAAAATGTTGGCACAGTTGTTAATGCTGGTACAGCAAATCAGTCAGTTATTCCTAGCTATCGTGAAGTAGATAGTTATCGTTTACCGCGTATTACTAGCATCACTTTCTCTACAGATTTCAGCTTTAATCCAGAAGCTTTAAAAAGTCGTAATAAAAATGTAGATGCAGTGAAGAATCAAACTCCTACTGCCGGAAGAACGCAAGAAGAGACTGACAGATTGCAAGCAATAAGTAGAGACCCAAATGCCTTTGTAGATTTTAATATCCCTTGGAACATTGCGCTTTCATATAGTTTTAACTATAGCAATCCATTAGGAAGAAAAGAAACCAGAACAATTAGCAATACCTTGAATTTTAATGGTGATTTTAATTTAACGCCAAAATGGAAAATTCAATTTAACTCTGGTTACGATTTTAAGGCTAAAAATATTTCCTATACCTCTTTTGCAATTTACAGAGATTTACATTGCTGGGATTTAAGTGCAAGTTGGATACCTTTTGGTGCTTACCAAAGTTATTCTATTGATATTAAAGTGAAAGCATCAGTACTGCAAGATTTGAAATTGAGCAAAAGAAAAGGTTATTACACCAAATACTAA
- a CDS encoding N-acetylmuramoyl-L-alanine amidase: MRLKHVPFSLLILFFINITVANAQGYKIKTIVIDAGHGGVKPGAKGKYSYEKNVALQVALKLGKKLEEELPNIKIIQIRKTDVDVDWYRRAEIANNAKADLFISIHCNSMEKGNHYTKGTETFVGAYRRINEMDAGIKENEDIINDKNYKKKGTYDPTDPEELIMLSLYKSLYRAKSLALAKMVQKNYTDVNKRVNRGVKEQGLLILQRAAMPSILTEIGFISNPAEEDYINSADGQEEIVSAIVNAIKQYKKEIEN; the protein is encoded by the coding sequence ATGAGATTAAAACACGTCCCTTTTTCACTTCTTATTCTATTTTTTATCAATATAACTGTTGCAAACGCACAAGGATATAAAATAAAAACCATAGTAATTGATGCTGGCCACGGTGGCGTAAAACCTGGCGCAAAAGGAAAATATTCTTATGAAAAAAATGTTGCCTTACAAGTTGCATTAAAGTTAGGCAAGAAATTAGAAGAGGAACTTCCAAACATAAAAATCATTCAGATTCGTAAAACTGATGTTGATGTTGATTGGTATCGCAGAGCTGAAATAGCTAACAATGCAAAGGCTGATTTATTTATATCAATACATTGTAATTCGATGGAAAAAGGGAATCATTACACCAAAGGAACAGAAACTTTTGTAGGTGCTTATCGTCGTATTAACGAAATGGATGCTGGAATTAAAGAAAATGAAGATATTATAAACGATAAGAATTATAAGAAAAAAGGGACTTACGACCCAACAGACCCTGAAGAATTAATTATGTTATCTTTGTATAAATCTCTTTATCGTGCTAAAAGTTTAGCATTGGCCAAGATGGTGCAAAAAAACTATACTGACGTAAACAAAAGGGTTAACAGAGGTGTTAAGGAGCAAGGATTATTAATACTCCAAAGAGCAGCAATGCCTTCTATTTTAACAGAAATTGGATTTATATCTAACCCTGCGGAAGAAGACTACATCAACTCTGCAGATGGGCAGGAAGAAATTGTAAGTGCAATAGTTAATGCCATCAAACAGTACAAAAAAGAAATTGAAAACTAA